A window of Candidatus Hydrogenedentota bacterium contains these coding sequences:
- a CDS encoding Gfo/Idh/MocA family oxidoreductase, with the protein MKSMSRRDFMTKTALAGSAFPLVGGLTEMHLGARKKVSANEKVTVGLIGSGGMGRGDLATFLRNPEVECPVICDVDDAMIAKGVKVVTDMRGKAPKTVKDFRKVVDRKDIDVLVVATPDHWHALPTIYGCQAGKDVYVEKPLGKFVNEGRVMLDTMKRTNRVVQMGTQWHSGVHWREAVECVQSGKIGKIRQVRAWAYLDWLGGIGNPADCPPPPGVDYDMWLGPAPLRPFNPSRFHFNFRWFWDYAGGLMTDWAVHLINIALWAMGPEPPTRVTSYGGKRVVDDNSETPDTQIAVFEFPSYVFVWEHQMQGGVGINGHPHGVCFSGSKGTVIVGEYGWELLPEPKLGGGLQAETHGNSDDARPAHVRNFLDCVKSREQPIENLELAHFVSTVAHLGNLALRTNSEIKWDAANERVIGNDAANALINQEYRAPWKLG; encoded by the coding sequence ATGAAATCGATGTCCAGGCGAGACTTCATGACCAAGACGGCGTTGGCGGGGAGTGCGTTTCCCCTCGTGGGAGGCCTGACGGAAATGCACTTAGGCGCACGGAAGAAAGTCTCGGCCAATGAGAAGGTGACCGTCGGGCTTATCGGGTCCGGGGGGATGGGCCGCGGAGACTTGGCTACGTTTCTGCGAAACCCGGAAGTGGAGTGCCCCGTCATCTGCGACGTGGACGATGCCATGATCGCGAAGGGTGTCAAAGTGGTCACCGACATGCGCGGCAAAGCGCCGAAGACGGTCAAGGACTTCCGGAAGGTTGTCGATCGCAAGGACATTGACGTGCTTGTTGTGGCCACGCCCGACCATTGGCATGCGTTGCCAACTATCTACGGCTGTCAGGCGGGCAAAGATGTCTACGTCGAAAAGCCACTCGGCAAGTTCGTTAATGAAGGGCGTGTCATGTTGGACACAATGAAACGCACCAACCGCGTCGTCCAGATGGGCACCCAATGGCACAGCGGTGTGCATTGGCGGGAAGCGGTCGAATGCGTGCAGTCCGGCAAGATCGGCAAGATCCGCCAAGTGCGAGCGTGGGCTTACCTGGATTGGCTGGGCGGCATTGGCAATCCCGCAGACTGTCCGCCGCCACCGGGCGTCGACTACGATATGTGGCTCGGTCCCGCGCCGTTGCGGCCTTTCAATCCGAGCCGGTTCCATTTCAATTTCCGGTGGTTCTGGGATTACGCAGGTGGGCTTATGACCGATTGGGCCGTCCATCTTATCAACATCGCGTTGTGGGCAATGGGACCCGAACCGCCGACCCGCGTAACGTCGTATGGCGGCAAGCGCGTCGTTGACGACAATAGCGAGACGCCCGACACTCAAATCGCAGTCTTCGAATTCCCCTCGTATGTGTTTGTGTGGGAGCATCAGATGCAGGGTGGAGTCGGCATCAACGGCCATCCGCACGGCGTCTGTTTCAGCGGCTCGAAAGGTACGGTCATCGTCGGTGAATACGGGTGGGAGTTGTTGCCTGAGCCCAAGCTCGGCGGCGGCCTTCAAGCCGAGACTCATGGCAATAGCGACGACGCGCGCCCCGCGCACGTGCGCAACTTCCTCGATTGCGTTAAATCGCGTGAGCAACCGATCGAAAACCTGGAGTTGGCGCACTTCGTATCGACCGTTGCGCACCTCGGGAACCTTGCGCTGCGGACCAACTCCGAGATCAAGTGGGATGCCGCCAACGAACGCGTGATCGGCAACGACGCGGCGAATGCGCTGATTAACCAAGAATACCGCGCCCCGTGGAAACTGGGGTGA